One window from the genome of Lepisosteus oculatus isolate fLepOcu1 chromosome 25, fLepOcu1.hap2, whole genome shotgun sequence encodes:
- the utp3 gene encoding something about silencing protein 10: MVRVRRAVRPKKTKKQEQYDSDDPAAYRNMPVPDKNSSEFFQDEVDDFHNEKIEKLMARGVQEDSDQEDIADEEEVMGLELSESEEEGDEEEEETDMESDLEGRKEEGLPNEMAWGLRKKLYYDTDYVTTKGKPQEELEAEEEEEEEEAKNIQKRLMENLREEDYDLHLLQEFATEQEEAKAPEKEGKIVKDLAKMSQKEKLKLLKKESPELLELIQDFKAKLAELKDEVQPLVQMVKDGKIPEGKGAEYLRTKQQLYLNYCTNISFYLVLKAKRIPAHNHPVIERLVTFRNLINDLGPVDARVSSELRRLLSETEKGRTVSKPSENKQPTGISKKGPRRAQLQPAGDSGSDMDEQEALRFYRQMEERLKLKRKKQTEDSEEGPVPEEEEELDAEAKRAITYQMAKNKGLTPKRKKIDRNPRVKHREKFRRAKIRRRGQVREVRREEQRYGGELSGIRAGVKKSVKLK, from the exons ATGGTGAGAGTACGCAG GGCAGTACGTCCTAAGAAGACTAAGAAGCAGGAGCAGTATGACAGCGATGACCCTGCAGCCTACAGGAACATGCCTGTCCCTGACAAG AACTCTTCTGAGTTTTTCCAGGACGAGGTGGATGATTTTCACAATGAGAAGATTGAG AAGCTGATGGCTCGTGGGGTTCAGGAAGACAGTGATCAGGAGGACATCGCCGACGAG GAGGAGGTGATGGGTCTGGAGCTGTCCGAGTcggaggaggagggggatgaagaggaggaggagacagatATGGAGAGTGACCTGGAAGGGAGGAAGGAGGAAG GCCTTCCCAATGAGATGGCCTGGGGCCTGAGGAAGAAGCTGTATTACGACACCGACTACGTAACTACCA AGGGGAAGCCTCAAGAGGAGCTCGAggcagaggaggaagaggaagaggaggaagccAAGAACATCCAGAAGCGGCTTATGGAAAACTTGCGAGAGGAAGACTATGACCTGCACCTCCTTCAG GAGTTCGCCACAGAGCAGGAGGAGGCGAAGGCCCCGGAGAAAGAGGGCAAGATCGTCAAGGACCTGGCGAAGATGTCCCAGAAGGAGAAGCTGAAGCTGCTGAAGAAAGAGTCCCCCGAACTCCTGGAGCTCATCCAGGACTTCAAGGCCAAG CTGGCGGAGCTGAAGGACGAGGTGCAGCCCCTGGTGCAGATGGTGAAGGATGGGAAGATTCCTGAAGGGAAG GGTGCCGAGTACCTCAGGACCAAACAGCAGCTCTATCTGAA ttATTGCACCAACATCAGCTTCTACCTGGTCCTGAAGGCGAAGagaattcctgcacacaaccaccCTGTGATCGAGAGACTGGTCACCTTCAGGAAC CTGATCAACGACCTGGGTCCTGTGGATGCCAGGGTGTCCTCAGAGCTGCGCCGGCTCCTGTCCGAGACTGAGAAGGGCAGAACTGTCAGCAAGCCTTCAGAGAACAAGCAGCCCACTGGCATCAGCAAGAAG ggGCCCCGGCGCGCCCAACTGCAGCCGGCTGGAGACTCTGGCTCTGACATGGACGAACAGGAGGCCCTGCGGTTCTATAGGCAGATGGAGGAGAGGCTGAAACTGAAGAGGAAGAAGCAGACGGAGGACTCCGAGGAGGG accTGTgccagaggaggaagaggagctggACGCAGAGGCGAAGAGAGCCATCACTTATCAG ATGGCTAAGAATAAAGGCCTCACACCGAAGAGGAAGAAGATTGATCGGAATCCGAGAGTCAAGCACCGAGAGAAGTTCAGACGGGCCAAGATCCGCAGGAGAGGCCAG GTTCGGGAAGTTCGCAGAGAGGAGCAGAGATACGGGGGAGAGCTGTCTGGCATCCGTGCTGGAGTCAAGAAGAGTGTCAAGCTCAAGTAG